The following nucleotide sequence is from Achromobacter spanius.
CGGCAACTTCCTGATCGCGCGTAGAGTATTCGACGGCTACCGAAACATGCTCCGCACTTTCGAGGAAGGCGAGGTGGTTTCCGGTATCAGAGCCTTGCCGCTACCGGGGCACACGGATGGACATTCCGGATATCTTTTCGAATCTTCCGATCAGAGCCTGCTTGTTTGGGGAGATATTGTTCATTTTCCCCACATCCAGATTGAACGGCCGGATGTTTCGATTGCCTTTGATCAGAATCCTTCCCTTGCCGCCGCCACGCGATCCCGGTTGTTGGACATGGTCAGTTCAGAGAAACTCTTGATCGCCGGCATGCATTTGGGGGAACTTGGCTTCGCGCGAATAAGACAAAGCCGCGGGCGCTACGGCCTGGTGTATGAGACCGAGGCATGAAGCCCCCAAGCGCTGACCCGTCCTACCTGGACGCGGGGCAAACTCCATATGCGGGCGCCTTGCGCCGTCAATCCCTGTGCGCCAGCGCTTGGATAAAACCGCTGCACAACAGATGATCGTAGCTGTATTCGGCACGAGGGCTGGCACAGTTCACGCTGCTGGCGGGCAGGGCCAGCGCGGTCAGCGTCAGCGCAGCCATGAACATGATCCCGGCGAGCTTGGGTAGCGCGGACGCCAGGAACTGCCGTCTGCGGTCGCGCGGCAGGCGGCGGATGGGTTGGTTCAGGTCGAAGGCGTCTTGAAGCCGGCGCGCACGATCGTTGAACAGAAACTGGCGCCATTGCATGCTGGCGATGCAGAAGATCACCGGGAAGAAAAAGCCCAGGATGAGCGCTACGACGCCGCGGTTGCCAATGATATTCAATTGCCCCAACGCGGCGACGCCGGCGATGCTTGCCAGCGACAGCGTCGCAATCAATGTTGCCACTGCTCGTTCCGCCGCGACCTCATTTTCCTGGGCCTTCGTCCACAGCTCAAACCGGCGCGGTTCCCAAAACATGGCGGGATCCTCGGGAAGCGCCGGATCTCGCTCGTCATCCTGTCGAAGGTAAACGCTGAGTTTGCCCAGGCCGTAGGCGACGATGCCTACAATGATTGCCGTCATTTGTACTGCAAGCGTCATGTTGGAACCCTGAAAAGTTGTCTGTCCGGGGGCGAAGCGTTAATTCCTCAGCCTTGCACCGGCGTGCACAGTTCCACCAACGTGCCGTCAGGGCAGCGCAGGTACGACACCACTTGCCCCCACGGCTTGGCGGTCGGCGCGCTGAGTTCCGTTGCGCCCAGCGACAAGGCCTTGGCGTGGGCGGCGGCAACGTCGTCCGTCACAAAGCGGACCTCCATGCCCAACGGCTTCGGCGACGCTGACGCTTCGATGTGCCCCGTGGCGAAGTTCATTGCAGCCAGTTCATGCGCGGCGAACGATAGCGTGGTGGCGCCGGTATCAAGTTCTCCGTACGTTTTGGATTCGTGCAGGAATCGCACCGGAAAGCCAAAGGCGGCTTCAAAAAAAGACAACGACGCCGCTACGTCAGGCACGTAAACGATGGTGTATCCAAATTTCATGAGGTGTCCTTGAAAGCCAGGGTTGCGCGCCGACAAACAGGTCGGCGTTGATCGTGGGCATGATACGTGGGCGTTGCGGGGTGCCGACGTACTTGCGACCGCCCGGCCACAAGAATCCAAAAAAGCCCACGCAATTGTAGTGAGGAATGTGACAAAATGTCAGGCACGTTCCGTCCGGCTGTACCGGTGAATTCCGTATTGATCAGGTTCTGAAATGACCGTTATCGGTGATCCGTACCTAATCCAACCCCCTGGCGATGGCTCGGGCGGCGCGCAATGCAAACCCGACGGTTCTCTGGACCGGCTCGTGCGTCTTGCCCGGCGCCTGTTTGATGTGGACATGGCAATCCTGGCAGGCACCGACGTCGATGGCGAATGGCAGGTGGCGGATGGCACACCGCCCGCGAGCTCGCTGCCCTGGTCCATCGAATGCCCGGTGCGTGCCGCCGACGAGCGCCTGCTGGGCAGCTTGCGGCTGCTGCATGGGCAGGCGCGCGATGTCACCGAGGAAGACAGCCAGGCCCTGACGGACCTGGCCGGCCTGGCGGCCGCGGCCATTGAACAGCGCCATATGCGGTTGAGCGAGCGCGCCGACGAAGACACCTGGCGCGAAGAAGCCCGAAAGCTGTCGCTGGCCATCGCGGGTAGTGGCACGGGTGTTTGGGACCGCGACGTGGTGACAGGCGAGATCACCTATTCGCCCGGCTGGAAGGCCTTGCTTGGCTATTCCGAATCAGAACTCACGACGCGTATCGAAGACGCCTACAACCGCCTGCATCCGGACGACCTGGACTACGTGCGCGCCGCCATGCAGGACCATTTCGACGGCAAGACCGACAGCTATGAAGTCGAACACCGCATCCGTTGCAAGGACGGCAGCTACAAGTGGATCTGCAGCCGTGGCAAGGTTATCAGCCGGGACCCAGCGGGCAGGGCGCTGCGGATGATGGGCACAACCACCGACATCAGCGCGGTGCGCGCCATGTCCGAGCGGCTCAAGCGCACGGCGGACCTGGTCGTCAACCTGACCGACGCCGTGCCCGGCCTGGTCTTCCAGTGTCGGGCGGTGCCCGAGGGTGGCTCGTGGTTTTCGTATGTCAGCGCGGGCATCCGGGACATGTTCGAGCTTACCGCCCATGACGTGCTCGCCAGCACCACCGCGATCGAACAACGCATTCATCCCGAGGACCTGGCCGCCTATCGCGCATCGCTGCATGCGGCGGCGGCCGCGCTGACGCCGTGGCACCTGGAGTTCCGCGTCTGCCTGCCGGTGCAGGGCCTGCGGTGGCGGCAGGGGGCCGCCAGCCCGCGCCTCGACGCCGACAATGGCGTGGTGTGGCACGGGTTCGTCACGGACATCACCGACCGCAAGCGCGCTGAATTCGAATTGCGCGAGCTTGCCGCCACGGACGCGCTGACGACCCTGCCCAACCGCCGCCACTTCATGTCGCACATCGCGGCCGAGCTCACGCGGATCAAGGGGCGGGGCGGCCTGGGTTCGGCGGTGCTGATGTGCGACCTGGACCACTTCAAGCACATCAACGACACCTGGGGGCACGCCATCGGCGATGGCGTGCTTCAGCATTTTGCGCACATGCTGCGCGCGCAGTTGCGCGATACCGACCTGGTGGGGCGCATCGGCGGCGAGGAGTTCGCCGTCGTGCTGCCCGATACCGACATCGAAAGCGCGCACCTGTTCGCCCGGAACGTGCAGCGCCAGATGGCTGACAGGCCGTACCTGTTGGGCGAGCGGCACATACCGCTGACGGTCAGCATCGGCATTTCCACATTGCATACCAACGACGACGACGCCGAACTGGCGCTTAGCCGCAGCGACCGTGCGCTGTATTACGCCAAGCAACGGGGGCGCAATCGGATCGAATCGGTGGAGTTCAGATAGGAAAATCCGCTGCACCCTTCGTCCGCGTCGACCACGTCAATGCGACTGCGCCTCCGGAAAATCCTGCGAAGGGCTGCGAGATCTCGAGAAGACGAAAGGAATGACTACATGGGAAATGAAAGCCCTATCCTTCTCAGGAAGTCCTGGTCTGCACCACGTTAGCCAAACTAAGCGCGTGGCGAAATCCTGCAATTCGGAATTGCGGCTGAAACGCTTACCGTTCGCCTCAGCCAACGGCCTGATAGGTACAAACGTGCGATCGGAATATCCGGCGGCGAGAATCGCCACCGTTTCATCCTCGCCGCTAGGCTTGGGAACCTCAAAGCTACGCAGCTCTGCGCAACTCAGCGGAGGCGCACTAACCAAGTCCGGATTCGCGCCTTTGCCGGCGCATCCGCCCAACGCGATAGCTACGCCTATTGCCGCCAGTGATGCTCGCACTTTGCCTTTCTCCAATCGTGGGGATGGCGAGCATAGATGCACTTGGATGTCAGGAGTATTTCTTGAGCCGGCAAGCGAATTGAAGGCTGTTCAGATCTTCGCCCACAGGGACTCAACGAGCTTTTTCCCGCGCAGTGCCGCGAGCCAGCGGTCGGGGATTGCGGCTTCACCGTAGAGCAAGCCCGCCAAACCGCCGGCGATAGCTGCCGTCGTATCCGTGTCGTTCCCCAGTGCAATCGCGCGCTTTACGCAGTCTTCGTAGCTGCGGGTCGACAGCAGGCAATGAATGGCCGACCAGAAGCTGTCGACCACATAGCCCGACCCTTGTGGAGGATAGAAACGGCCGTCCAGTACGATCTTCAACTCGGCTTCTTCCACCAAGCCGGCATAGCGTCCCAGCAATTCATCTTCCGCCGCGCGGACGGCATCAGGTGCTGACTGGCCTTCCAGGATGCCCATCCCCGTGAGGCAACATAGCGCGCAGCACAATTGCGCGCGTATGTGCCCGTGCGTAATCACGCTTTGCTTGAAGGACAGGGCAATTGCACTATCGCGCGAAGGCGCCACCATTAGCACTGGCAAGCATCGCATCAGTGATCCATTGCCGTTGTCTCGCTCATCCGCAGGGCCGGCGGCGGCAGGCGCGGCGCCTGAAGTCAATGCCTGGAATGCCCGCTGCGTTTGCAATCCAATATCAAAGACCTTGCCGTCGGGGGTGAATCTTCCATCCCGGGCCCAGTCAAGCAGATTGATGGCGAGTGCGTGAAGATCGAGATCCCGATCGCGCAATAGCGCATCCAACAGAGCCAGCGCCTGGGCGCCGTCATCACTCCATGTGCCCGGTGGCACGCCGGCATGGGCTCGATCGAAGCCAGTGGGCGGCGTCATCTCGATATCGGAATGCGGAGGGATTGATTCCGGGCCGTGGAATTCATAGGGAACGCCTAGGGCGTCGCCCACCAATAGCCCCAACAGGCATCCGCGCAGGCGGTCTTGGTCAGAGTGGGTTATCACGGTAAATGCTGCTTATCGTCAATGAATCTGTTCCGAGCCTTCGGGCTGCAATTCCGACAGCCCATTCCAATCGGGGTCTTTGAACATGCGCAGATTTATGGGATAGACCGGGTGCCCTGCCAGGCATTCGTTGAAGGCGTCCAGAAAGGCCTCAACGTTCGGGGTGTAGTAACGCCACTCCTTCAGATGATTGCCGGTCAGGCAAGCCACCTGCACACCGACATTGGAATTCTCGAAGCCGTTCTCGATGGCTTCTTCAAAGCGATTGGTGTTTTGCTTGTCTTCGTCATTGGGCATGCCGGACTCGATGCCCGTATACGGCCAGGAGATGATGATCAGGTTCTCATTGATCTGACGATCAGGCGCCGCCGGCAGCCCGGTACGAAAACGAACGATGACCGACAAACCGTTGACGCGGGTTTCACCCACGGCCCAGAGATCGCCAGGAAAAATACTGCTCATTGAATGCCTTCCTATATAGAAACCGAACCGGCGGGTTCAGCGCTTGGTTCCGAGCAAAGCTAGTCATCAAAAGAAAGAAGCGCGAAGTCTATCGCAAGCCAGCAATCCCAGGCTGTGGGCCAAACGTGCCGCCCGCTTGCGTCGTAAGCCGCGCCTGTTCCGCCAACCCTGCCTGAAGCAATTGCGCCGGCCCACTCATGGCGCGGTCTTTCGACCACACCACCGCAAGCACTGGGTCCTCCAGTGACAGCAAATGCCGCGCCACCAATCCCTGGCGCTCCGCATACTGCGCGCCGAGACTTTCAACGATGGCCACGCCCAAGCCTTGCGCCGCCAGCGCGCAGGCCGCCGATGATTGCGCCACTTCGATGATTGGCCGATACGGCAGCCCTCGCGCTTCCAACGCCTGGCGGGTTGCGCGGCCGGCGGGCAGGGCGGGGGCCAGCACGATCGGGCCGGCGTTGGCGACTTCTTCCAGCGTCAGCGCCGACTCTCGCGCCCAGGGATGATCTTGCGCCATGACCGCATGCAGACCCAACGGCGCCAGACGCTGGCTGCTGACGCGGTCGATGTCGGACGGTGCGCCGATGATGATGCCCAGGTCGATGCGGTGGTCGACCGCCATTTCGATGATCTCCAGCGCGGTGCCGGCGCGAACGGTTACCGCTACCGACGGATGCGCCTGTCGCATGCTGGCCAGAGCCGGGGGCAGCAGGCTCGACGCCGCTATCGCCACCGCGCCCACGTCCAACCGCGCCAGCGCGCCTTGCCGGATATCGACGGCGAGCCGGTCGACGGCTTCGATGCCGGCCAGTGCGTTGAGCACCTCGGGTATCAGCGCACGGCCCTGGCTGGTGAGGTGCAGCCGGCGGTTCTCGCGGCTGAACAATGCGAAGCCCAAGCGGGTTTCCATGTCACGCAACAGCGCGCTGGCGGCGGGCTGGGTCATGTTGACCGACGCCGCGGCGGCGGTGACGGTGTCGTGCCGATACATGGCGCGCAGCAGCAGGAGTTCTCGCCGGTTGAGCATATGAATTTCATATGAAAATAGTCAATTCAGCTATTTGACCATATGAATAAGGCGCCGCCAGAATAGCCGGATCGCATTCTGCTTCTTCAGCTATCGCCATGCCCGCCAACACTATCGTTTCCGTCACTTGCATCCCCCTGCGCCTGCCGTTTCATCACTGGAGCCCGTCGCCGCTGTTCGCCGGCCGGCCGCGCAACAAGCTGGACAGCGCGCTGGTGCGTGTGCAGACGGAAGACGGCACGGTGGCCTGGGGCGAGTCGTATTGCGTGGAGCCGCGCGCCTTGGTCGCAATTTTTGAAACCCTGATCGCGCCGCTGGCTTGCGGACGCGACGCGGATGACGACACCTTGCTGCCGGGCATGCAGCGCACGCTGCACAACCTGGGGCGGTCTGGGCCCGTGGTACATGCGCTGGCCGGCCTGGACATCGCGCTGTGGGACCTGCGCGCCAAGCGGGCGGGGGTGCCCTTGCATCAGTTACTGGGCGGCAAGCGCCGCGAGCGCGTGCGCGTCTATGCGTCGCTGCTTCAGTACTACGGCAATGCCGAGCGCCTGGACGCGGTGACGACGCGCGCCATGAACGAAGGCTATACCGAGATCAAGCTGCACGAGCGCACCGCCGATGCGCTGGCCGCCGTGCGCCGCAGCACGGGGGCGGGCGTGCCCATCATGGTGGACACCAACTGCGCCTGGTTGCCTGGCGAAGCCGAAGCCGCCATCGCCGCCATGCGCCCGCATGACCCGTTCTGGATCGAAGAGCCGCTGTGGCCGCCGGAGGACGATCGCGCGCTGGCCCGCTTGAAGCGAGCCTGCGGCGTGCCGCTGGCCGTGGGCGAGAACGCCAGCAGCGTCACCGACCTGGAACGGGTGGTGGACAACGAAGCCGCGCAGTACGTGCAGCCCAGCGTCATCAAACTGGGCTTGACCGGCGCGTGGCACATCGCGCAGAAGTGCGCGGAAACGAACGTCATCTGCGCGCCGCAGGTGGCATTTTTTGGACCGGGCTATCTGGCCAGCCTGCACCTGATCGCGGCGCAGCAGGCCGAGGTATCGCTGGAACGCCTATACGTGGAACTGGCCCACGTGCCTTATGGGCGCAGCGTGCCCATCGCAGACGGTTGGGTGCAGGTGCCGGACGGGCCCGGGCTGGGTGCGGACCCGGAAGCGGAACTTGCCGAAGGCCGGTTCAGCGCCTGACACGACGACAACGCGAGCCCAAAGAGGCCGCATCAAAACATAAACCTGGAGACAACAACATGCATTCATCGCGCAGAGTGTTCTTGATCAACGGCACGGCCATGGCAGTGGGCGCGGCCGCGTTGCCCTGGAGCTTCGCGGCACGCG
It contains:
- a CDS encoding ADP-ribosylglycohydrolase family protein — its product is MITHSDQDRLRGCLLGLLVGDALGVPYEFHGPESIPPHSDIEMTPPTGFDRAHAGVPPGTWSDDGAQALALLDALLRDRDLDLHALAINLLDWARDGRFTPDGKVFDIGLQTQRAFQALTSGAAPAAAGPADERDNGNGSLMRCLPVLMVAPSRDSAIALSFKQSVITHGHIRAQLCCALCCLTGMGILEGQSAPDAVRAAEDELLGRYAGLVEEAELKIVLDGRFYPPQGSGYVVDSFWSAIHCLLSTRSYEDCVKRAIALGNDTDTTAAIAGGLAGLLYGEAAIPDRWLAALRGKKLVESLWAKI
- a CDS encoding VOC family protein, yielding MKFGYTIVYVPDVAASLSFFEAAFGFPVRFLHESKTYGELDTGATTLSFAAHELAAMNFATGHIEASASPKPLGMEVRFVTDDVAAAHAKALSLGATELSAPTAKPWGQVVSYLRCPDGTLVELCTPVQG
- a CDS encoding sensor domain-containing diguanylate cyclase, with translation MTVIGDPYLIQPPGDGSGGAQCKPDGSLDRLVRLARRLFDVDMAILAGTDVDGEWQVADGTPPASSLPWSIECPVRAADERLLGSLRLLHGQARDVTEEDSQALTDLAGLAAAAIEQRHMRLSERADEDTWREEARKLSLAIAGSGTGVWDRDVVTGEITYSPGWKALLGYSESELTTRIEDAYNRLHPDDLDYVRAAMQDHFDGKTDSYEVEHRIRCKDGSYKWICSRGKVISRDPAGRALRMMGTTTDISAVRAMSERLKRTADLVVNLTDAVPGLVFQCRAVPEGGSWFSYVSAGIRDMFELTAHDVLASTTAIEQRIHPEDLAAYRASLHAAAAALTPWHLEFRVCLPVQGLRWRQGAASPRLDADNGVVWHGFVTDITDRKRAEFELRELAATDALTTLPNRRHFMSHIAAELTRIKGRGGLGSAVLMCDLDHFKHINDTWGHAIGDGVLQHFAHMLRAQLRDTDLVGRIGGEEFAVVLPDTDIESAHLFARNVQRQMADRPYLLGERHIPLTVSIGISTLHTNDDDAELALSRSDRALYYAKQRGRNRIESVEFR
- a CDS encoding DUF695 domain-containing protein, translated to MSSIFPGDLWAVGETRVNGLSVIVRFRTGLPAAPDRQINENLIIISWPYTGIESGMPNDEDKQNTNRFEEAIENGFENSNVGVQVACLTGNHLKEWRYYTPNVEAFLDAFNECLAGHPVYPINLRMFKDPDWNGLSELQPEGSEQIH
- a CDS encoding LysR family transcriptional regulator codes for the protein MLNRRELLLLRAMYRHDTVTAAAASVNMTQPAASALLRDMETRLGFALFSRENRRLHLTSQGRALIPEVLNALAGIEAVDRLAVDIRQGALARLDVGAVAIAASSLLPPALASMRQAHPSVAVTVRAGTALEIIEMAVDHRIDLGIIIGAPSDIDRVSSQRLAPLGLHAVMAQDHPWARESALTLEEVANAGPIVLAPALPAGRATRQALEARGLPYRPIIEVAQSSAACALAAQGLGVAIVESLGAQYAERQGLVARHLLSLEDPVLAVVWSKDRAMSGPAQLLQAGLAEQARLTTQAGGTFGPQPGIAGLR
- a CDS encoding mandelate racemase/muconate lactonizing enzyme family protein, which translates into the protein MPANTIVSVTCIPLRLPFHHWSPSPLFAGRPRNKLDSALVRVQTEDGTVAWGESYCVEPRALVAIFETLIAPLACGRDADDDTLLPGMQRTLHNLGRSGPVVHALAGLDIALWDLRAKRAGVPLHQLLGGKRRERVRVYASLLQYYGNAERLDAVTTRAMNEGYTEIKLHERTADALAAVRRSTGAGVPIMVDTNCAWLPGEAEAAIAAMRPHDPFWIEEPLWPPEDDRALARLKRACGVPLAVGENASSVTDLERVVDNEAAQYVQPSVIKLGLTGAWHIAQKCAETNVICAPQVAFFGPGYLASLHLIAAQQAEVSLERLYVELAHVPYGRSVPIADGWVQVPDGPGLGADPEAELAEGRFSA